Within Amycolatopsis sp. cg5, the genomic segment GAGCAGGTGCTCTCGGCGCTCACCGCGGCGCACCAGGCGGGCATCGTGCATCGGGATGTCAAGCCCAGCAACATCATGGTCGCCTCGAACGGCCGCGTGAAGCTCGCCGACTTCGGCATCGCGCAGGCCATCGACGACCCGCGCATCACCACCAGCGGCATGGTGGTCGGCTCGCCCGCGTTCATGTCGCCGGAGCGCGTCAACGGCCAGGAAGCCATGCCGGAGTCCGACCTCTGGGCACTCGGCGCGACGCTGTTCTTCGCCGCCGAGGGCACGATCGCCTTCGAACGGCCGACGACCGCGGCGACCCTGCACGCGATCATGACCGAGATCCCGTACCTCACCAGGGCACAGGGCCCGCTCGCGTCGGCGATCATGGGCCTGCTCATCGCCAGCCCCGAGGCCAGGCTCAAGCCGCAGCAGGCCAAGGCGCTGCTCGCGATGGCGACCTCCGGCAGCGCGCAGATCACCGCTCCGGTCCTATCAGGACGGACGACGGTCGCGCCGGCGCAGGCGCCGAAACCCAAGCGTGGACTGTGGCTCTCGCTGGCGGCCATCGCGGCTGTCGCGATGCTGACGGCCGGGTTCTTCATCGGCAAGGTGGTCGGCAGCCCCGCTGCCGACGGGGCGATGCTGCCGACGATGACCTACGGCGAAGGCGGCGAGCTGCTCGAGTTCGAGCAGGACGACAGCCTCGACTGCTACAGCACCCCGATCGCGGCGGGCTACCGGATCAACTCCGACGCCAAGGTCGACTGCGAGAAGGTGCACCAGTTCCAGGTCTTCGACGCGTACAAGGTGCTGGAGACCGGCAGCTACAGCGACGACAAGCTCTCGTACGCCGGTTATCCCGACTTGGCGGTGCTCAAAGCCGCGGCCGAGGCCCGCTGCACGATGGCGTTCCAGTCGGCCGCCGTGCTCGCCGACCAGCGGCCGAGCCTGCAGTTCCGCGCGCTGGTGCCCACGCAGAAGGAATGGGCGCGCGACACCGGCGCCGACAAGGAGCGCGTCCGGCTCGCCGTGTGCGCGCTGACCAAAAAGGACGGAAGCCAGATCGACGGCGACATTGTGCGCAAGCTCAAGTAGCTGGAACGGAGACTTTCCGGCAAGGTGAGTCCCGCGCCGGTAAATCTTCTGGACCTGCGGGGAAAGCCAGGTCGTCACCGGGATCGTCGGTGCGAGGAGGTAACGTCTTTGTCATGTCCACCCCACCTACCGCAGCCCCCGGCAGACCGTTCGGGCGCGTGCTCACCGCGATGGTCACCCCCTTCGACGCCGACGGCGCGCTGGACCTGAAGCGTGCCCAAGAGCTCGCTTCGCGCCTGGTGGACCTGGGCAACGACGGCCTCGTGGTCAACGGGACCACCGGCGAGAGCCCGACGACCAGCGACGCCGAGAAGTCCGAGCTGATCCGCGCCGTCGTCGAGGCGGTCGGTGACCGCGCCGCGATCATCTCCGGCGCCGGCACCTATGACACGGCACACAGCGTCCAGCTGTCGCAGCAGGCCGAGGCGGCAGGCGCGCACGGGCTGCTGATCGTCACCCCGTACTACTCGCGGCCCACCCAGGCCGGGCTGCACGCGCACTTCACGGCGATCGCCGACTCCACCGGCCTGCCGGTGATGCTGTACGACATCCCGCCGCGCTCCATCGTGCCGATCGAGGTCGACACCCTGCTCAGGCTCGCCGAGCACCCGCGCATCGTGGCCGTCAAGGACGCCAAGGGCGACCTGCTGGCGGGCAGCGAGGTCATCGCGAACACCGAGCTCGCCTACTACTCCGGTGACGACGCGCTCAACCTGCCGTGGCTCTCCGTCGGCGCGGTCGGCGTGGCCAGCGTCATCGGCCACGTGGTGGCGGGCCGGATCCGCAAGATGATCGAGGCGTACGAGAACGGCGACGTCTCGACCGCGCGCACCAACCACCGGGGCATGCTGCCGGTGTACCGGGCCATGTCGCGCGTCGGCGGCGTCGCGTTCGCCAAGGCCGCGCTGCGGCTGCGCGGGTTCGACGTCGGCGACCCGAGGCTGCCGATCGTGGCGCCCAGCGTCGACCAGCTCGAGGCGGTCAGGGCCGATCTGAGCCAGGCGGGGGTCCCACTCGAAGGTGCGACGGCCTCGGACTGGAACACTGAGCGGGTAGCCCGCACGGATTCGGCGGCGGCTTACGTCGCCCCGACCACTCACACCAGCGTAGGGACCATTCCTAGGTGACCTCCTTCTCCACCGGCCCCGGGCCGACCAACGCACCGCCAGCACTCCCGGAAGGCGGCCTGCGCGTTGTCGCGCTCGGCGGCATCGGGGAGGTAGGCCGCAACATGACCGTCTTCGAGTTCGGCGGCAGGCTGCTGATCGTCGACTGCGGCGTGTTGTTCCCCGAGGACGACCAGCCGGGCGTCGACCTGATCCTGCCGGACTTCCGCGCCATCGAGGACCGGCTCGACGAGATCGACGCGCTCGTGCTGACCCACGGCCACGAGGACCACATCGGCGCGGTGCCCTTCCTCCTCAGGTTGCGGCCCGACCTGCCGATCTACGGCTCGAAGTTCACCCTCGCGCTGCTCGCGGCCAAGGCCAAGGAGCACCGGCAGAAGCCGAAGCTGATCGAGGTCAAGGAGGGCGAGCGGCGCACGATGGGGCCGTTCGACTGCGAGTTCTTCGCGGTCAACCACTCCATCCCGGACGCGCTGGCCGTCGCCATCCGCACCCCGGCCGGCGTCGTGCTGCACACCGGTGACATCAAGCTCGACCAGCTGCCGCTCGACGGCAGGCTCACCGACCTGGCCGGCTTCTCGCGCCTGGGCGACGAGGGCGTCGACCTGTTCTGCGTGGACTCGACCAACGCCGAGGTGCCCGGGTTCGTCATGCCCGAGCGCGACATCGGCCCCGTACTCGACGACGTGATCCGCCGTGTCGACCAGCGCGTGATCGTGGCCTGCTTCGCCAGCCACGTGCACCGCGTGCAGCAGGTCCTCGACGTCGCGCAGCGGCATGGCCGCCGGGTCGCGTTCGTCGGCCGCTCGATGGTCCGCAACATGGGCATCGCCGCCGACCTCAAGCTGCTGAACATCCCCGAGGGCCTGCTGGTCGATCTCGACCAGGCCAGCAACCTGCCGGAGAGCAAGGTCCTGTTCGTCTCGACCGGTTCGCAGGGCGAGCCGCTGTCCGCGCTGTCGCGGATGGCGCGCGGTGAGCACCGGCAGATCTCGATCCGCGCCGGCGACACCGTCGTGCTCGCGAGCTCGATGATCCCCGGCAACGAGACGGCCGTGTTCGGCGTCGTGAACGGTCTCGTGCGGCTCGGCGCGAACGTGGTGCACCAGGGCAACGCCAAGGTCCACGTCTCCGGGCACGCGTCCGCGGGTGAGCTGCTGTACCTGTACAACGCCGTCCGCCCGAGCAACGTCATGCCGGTGCACGGCGAGTGGAAGCACCTGCGTGCCAA encodes:
- a CDS encoding serine/threonine-protein kinase — encoded protein: MTHEQTHTQPAQQPRVLAGRYAIMNELGRGGMGVVWRGVDQVIGRQVAIKELHLPDGGPGAAVFGERVMREVRTGGKLNDPAVVTVYDVINDNGTTFIVMELVEAPTLADVVRQYGPLPAQQVAAIGEQVLSALTAAHQAGIVHRDVKPSNIMVASNGRVKLADFGIAQAIDDPRITTSGMVVGSPAFMSPERVNGQEAMPESDLWALGATLFFAAEGTIAFERPTTAATLHAIMTEIPYLTRAQGPLASAIMGLLIASPEARLKPQQAKALLAMATSGSAQITAPVLSGRTTVAPAQAPKPKRGLWLSLAAIAAVAMLTAGFFIGKVVGSPAADGAMLPTMTYGEGGELLEFEQDDSLDCYSTPIAAGYRINSDAKVDCEKVHQFQVFDAYKVLETGSYSDDKLSYAGYPDLAVLKAAAEARCTMAFQSAAVLADQRPSLQFRALVPTQKEWARDTGADKERVRLAVCALTKKDGSQIDGDIVRKLK
- the dapA gene encoding 4-hydroxy-tetrahydrodipicolinate synthase — encoded protein: MSTPPTAAPGRPFGRVLTAMVTPFDADGALDLKRAQELASRLVDLGNDGLVVNGTTGESPTTSDAEKSELIRAVVEAVGDRAAIISGAGTYDTAHSVQLSQQAEAAGAHGLLIVTPYYSRPTQAGLHAHFTAIADSTGLPVMLYDIPPRSIVPIEVDTLLRLAEHPRIVAVKDAKGDLLAGSEVIANTELAYYSGDDALNLPWLSVGAVGVASVIGHVVAGRIRKMIEAYENGDVSTARTNHRGMLPVYRAMSRVGGVAFAKAALRLRGFDVGDPRLPIVAPSVDQLEAVRADLSQAGVPLEGATASDWNTERVARTDSAAAYVAPTTHTSVGTIPR
- a CDS encoding ribonuclease J, with product MRVVALGGIGEVGRNMTVFEFGGRLLIVDCGVLFPEDDQPGVDLILPDFRAIEDRLDEIDALVLTHGHEDHIGAVPFLLRLRPDLPIYGSKFTLALLAAKAKEHRQKPKLIEVKEGERRTMGPFDCEFFAVNHSIPDALAVAIRTPAGVVLHTGDIKLDQLPLDGRLTDLAGFSRLGDEGVDLFCVDSTNAEVPGFVMPERDIGPVLDDVIRRVDQRVIVACFASHVHRVQQVLDVAQRHGRRVAFVGRSMVRNMGIAADLKLLNIPEGLLVDLDQASNLPESKVLFVSTGSQGEPLSALSRMARGEHRQISIRAGDTVVLASSMIPGNETAVFGVVNGLVRLGANVVHQGNAKVHVSGHASAGELLYLYNAVRPSNVMPVHGEWKHLRANGELAVRTGVAPENVVIAEDGVVVDLVDGKATRTGRVEVGHVYVDGLSVGDVGESTLSDRLVLGEGGFIAITIAVDTSTGRPVTAPTISGRGFSDDPKALDAVVPLVEMELARTEAEGITDTHRIAQAVRRVVGRWVADTYRRRPMIVPTVIPV